Below is a window of Humulus lupulus chromosome 9, drHumLupu1.1, whole genome shotgun sequence DNA.
GATCCCACGTCTGATTTTGCTGAAGTGCATCAATCTCTTCTTTCATAGCTGTCATCCACTCAGAACTCTGCGATGCTTCTTCGAACGTCTCAGGCTCTGTTGCTTCTTCAATTATGGCTGCATTGGCATATTTGGGATTTGACCTTCGTATTCTTGTTGACCTTCGGAGTTGAGATTGTGGAGTTGATTCTTCTGTTTCACTAGGCACACCTTCTTCGTTTGGTTGTTGATACATGCCAGTTTGCCAAGGATTCTGAGTCACTCTTTGTTCGACATCATCGCCGTTTAGATCTCCTGATTCATCTGAACATGGTTGGAGTTGAACAGTATGCTCCCCCATCTTTTGTTGCAGCTTGTCTCCAAATTCTCTCGAGTCTGGCAACACCTCCTTCTCTGGGGACCACCAAGAAGATGCTTCATCGAACACCACATCTCCTGACGTGTAGCATCTTCCACTCATTGGATCGCAACATTTCCACCCCTTTCTCTGGCTGTCGTATCCCACAAAGATACATCTAACAGCTTTCTTGTCAAACTTGCTCCGTAAATGATCAGGAACAAACACATAACATACACAGTCAAATACTCGAAAGTAGCTAACTGTAGGTTTCATGTTCCATAGTTTCTCAAAGGGTGAAACAAATCCTAACCTTGGCTGAGGAAGTCTGTTGATCACAAAGGCTGCAGTCCTCATTGCTTCGGCCCAAAACCTTCCTGATACGTTCTTTGCATGTAGCATACTTCGACAAATTTCTGCAAGATGCCGGTTCTTTCTTTCTGCTACACCATTCTGTTGTGGCGTGTTGGCACAAGTGTACTGATGACGTATTCGACATTCCCTTAGGTATTGAGAGAACTCGTTTGAGCTATATTCTCCCCCGTTGTCTTTGCGCAAGCAACATATCTTCTTTCCCACTTCTCCTTCAGCTGACTCTTTGAACTCTTTAAACTTTGATAAtgtgtcagatttttctttcataaaGAAAACCCACACATACCTGGAGAAGTCATCAATGAATGTTACAATGTACCGCATACTGCCAATTGACTGTTGCTTAACCGGTCCGAACACATCAGAGTGAACTAACTCTAATGGTTCTTTTGCTTTGAACTTCGATTCGTCGTATGGTAATTGGTGTGCTTTACCATACTGGCATCCTGCACAGACCGTGTCTGTTCTCACGTCTAGTTGAGGAAGCCCCTTAAGCCTCGACTTCTTCACCATCACACTTAGCTTGGAATAGCTGACGTGACCTAACCGCATGTGCCATAGATCTGCTGTCTCATTTTTTCTTGTCCTGTCTACATATGCAGACTCTGCTGACATCACGTAGACTGACTCCAAACGTCGCCCCTCCATTGTCGGTGTTTCTGAGATTTTGAGTTCACGATACACCTTCACGTCTTGGGGACCAAATAAGACATAATGGCCTGATGATGTCAATTGAGCCACAGATAGCAAATTTTTCTTCATTCCTGGGACATGGTAAACATCTTGAAAGTGGCACCTGGTTAGAATTATATCGAGGTGTAACTATCGTCTTACCGATGTGAGTTATCGGTAACCTTGAGTTGTCAGCTGTCACCACCACACGACCTCCCTTGTACTCAAACAGGTTTTGCAACTTTTGTTTGTCACCTGTCATATGATTTGAGCAGCCCGAATCTACAATCCAATCATTCTTGTAGTCAATCTATTTTGGTGTTGTTACCGTGAGAGCTATTTCTTCTTCCTCCGTAGCGAATAACGCTTCAGCATCCCAACCATCTTCACTATTCTCCTTCGAGCTGGAAGTAACAGTATTACTTTCAACAGGCTTTTTCTTGGTCCAACAGTCTTTCGCCATGTGGCCCATCTTCCCGCAGTTGTAGCACTCGCCATCGAACTTTCTACTATTACCGCGATTCTTGGAAGCTCCCCCCGGACGAGAACCTCCCTTTCCTTGGTGACTTTTCACCTTGTCGCCATCCTTTTTAGATCCACTACCAGTATACCGCTTGAAAGTGCCTCTGCTCTTGTTGGTGTAGAGCGCTTCCTCTTCACCCTTCAGCGAGACTCCTCCCATTTGCTTGGCCGTAGCTTCTTGACCTGCAAGCAAATTTTCGAATTCAACAAGCGATGGTTGTGTCGGCCATCCCTGTACAGCGACAACGAACCCTCGGTATTCGAGTCTCAAACCATGGATAATTATTCTCTTTATCCTGGTTTCCCCAATAGGAGCTGTCGGATATAACTCTGACTTCACCTTGTGAAAGTATTGAGCAATCGTCATGTCGTGTTGCACCATCGATAGCAGCTCGTTCTCGAGATGTTGCAATCTTGTATCATTCTTCTTTGAAAAGAGTGTAACAAAAGTGTCCCATGCTTCCTTCGGTGTTTTGGCATCTCGGATGTGCTCCAACATTTCTTCTTCAATTGTGGTCTTTAAAGCAAACATCGCTTTGCCTGCTTTAATTTTCCACTTTCGCAAGATGCCAATGGCATCTTCTGCCGCCGGTTGTGTAACTTCACCACCATCGACAACCTCCCAAAGGTACAAAACTTGTTACATTGGGACCACAATGACAGCAGGACAAACTTCTAGAAACTACGAGAAATAATAGGATAATGGCAGAGTAAATAAGGTGTGCAAAATATCATTTCTTAACAACTAGTACTTTGTATGAAGAGCATATTATTTCCAAACATGTTGATACACAATTATATACTCCTGCTTTTTTTTTAATTGAGAATTATATACTCCTGCTAATAGTCTCTTTAGTAGATGAATAATTGACTTCTCAAAAGACCAAGAAAATCAAACATTTCAAGGCAGTAACAGTCATGGTGAATAAACAAATTAAGATAAAATTTTGCAATCATAAACTTATCCTATTTTTCTTCTAGTTTCTCACCCGAAATGACACATTTGAACTGGGCAAGTCATGAATTGGATTTTGTAAGgtaaaatattctaattaatgttTTTGTAACCAAACAGAAGCTTTGTCATATTTTACTTAAACAAAGTTAACCTTGCTTGGCATAACAGAATTACCTAACTTAACTACCTTctcttacaatatatatatatatatatcatctctCTTTCtgctttcttcttcttgtttatACACACCTATATGCAGATTTGCCTAGAGAAAACATTATTGGAGAACACAAATTAAAGCAATAATCTCCATACATAGACAGAACCAAATAAGTAGTGATTTTCAATCAAAGAGTAAGATCAAGAAACTTTTCTAACATGATTGAATCACCAACCAACCATCACTATAATAAAGTGATCTTAATTTTCTTTCTCTAGTTAAATGAATTATATCTTCAAATATAATACTCCAACTCCACTAGGACgagaatatttttatttataaaatggaGTTGGTAATGGTCATGCAATTTACAATTGACTTACACAATAATACACACTGTTAATTAATTCCtccatttattttaatatatataatgttgTGATGCGTTACCTAAACCCAATgatgttatattatatatatatataaatataatgttGTGATACGTTACCTAAACCCAATGAtgctatattatatatatatattatctcaTACAAACCACTGGACAATGAGAAAAACAAGAAGCACCAACGTCATCTCTCGTAGACTCAAAAGTCTTCGTTTCTTTATGCCTATAGAAAGATCAGAGAACAGGCAAGGAGATTGAGGTTCCAAAATAAAAAGCAAAACAATCGATTAATAGATCGAAACAAACCATGGCAGAGAGTGTGGTGAGATTTCTACTGCAGAAGTTTTCGTCCTTGTTGGAAGATGAGGTGAAGCTCTTGAGCGGGGTCCGAGATGAAGTTGTTTTTGTGAAAAATGAATTGGATCGCATAAGAGCATTCTTGCGATCTGCTGATGCTAAGGAAGATCAAGATGAAGAAATCAAAGTGTGGGTTAAGCAAGTTAGAGAGGTCGCTTACGATGCAGAAGACACCATCGATGATTTCTTGTATAGATTTGAGCATACCAAGCGACATGGATTCTATGGTTATGTGTGTAAGATGGCTCGCGGGATCAAGAACTTGAAAGCTCGCCGTCGAATTGCCTCCCAATTGCAGAGTATCAAACGCAAAGTTACTGATATTTCTGAGGGGCGCCAGAGATATGGTCACAAACTGAGTAGTACGGAGGTCGGGTCGAGTTCGGGAACTATACCTTGCTACTATTTTGAGGTTAGAAGTGACGCACGGTTGCTGGAAGAAGCTCAACTAGTGGGCATTGAACCAAAGAAGCAAGTTCTTTTGAGTTTTCTTATGGAGAATACCCCTCAACTACGAGTGGCTGCAGTGGTCGGAATGGGAGGGTTGGGCAAAACCACTCTGGTGAGTTCAGTTTATATTGATTCACGAGTAAAGAATCATTTTCATCAACTCCAAGCTTGGGTCAATATTTCACAATTGTTCAAGCTAGATGAAGTTCTGAGACAAATTATCCAGCAATTTTTCAAAGCTATGAAGCTCCCACTTCCTGAAGAAGTTGAGAAGTCCACAGACCCCCACTTCCTAAAGACAACCATTGTTGATTTTCTTAGTGACAAAAGATATTTGGTTGTATTGGATGACATATGGGATGTAAATGCATTGGAAGCAGTGAAAGTTGCATTTCAGAACAACAACAATGGTAGCCGAGTAATGATCACAACTCGTATTGCAGATGTGGCCTCTACCTCTACCAAAGATGTTGGAGGTCAGATCTTAACCTTAAATCCTTTATCTTCTAAAGATTCTTGGACTCTATTTTGTGCAAAAGCCTTTCAAGGTAATGCGTGTCCTACTCATTTGGAGGAAATTTCAAGAGACATCCTGAAAAGATGTGAGGGATTGCCTCTTGCCATTGTTGCAATAGGAAGCATGTTGGCCACAAAGGACATCAACAGGGTTGATGAATGGGAGATTGTTCACCTTTCTCTGCGGGCTGAATTACAAGGCAATACAAAACTGAAAGGCATGCAAGCCATACTTTCACTTAGTTTCAATGATTTGCCTTACCACTTGAAGCATTGTTTCATGTATCTAAGTTTATTCCCTGAGGATTACTCGATTAAACTCAATGTCCTGATTCGATTGTGGATTGCTGAAGGTTTCATAGAAGGAATTGAAGGAAGAACTTTAGAAGAAGTGGCAAATGGTTGTTTCAACGAACTTCTTAACAGAAGCTTGGTCCAAGTGAATGAAAGATATAATGATAGAAGAATCAGAAGTTGTCGAGTGCACGATATTTTAAGGGAAACTATGCTTCTAAAATCGAAAGATCAAGGCTTTGCAGCAATAACTAATAAAGAGAGCAGTAAAAGGCTTCCAGAAAGAGTTCGACGCCTATCTGTGCATGCAGGAACAAATATAGATGCATCGGGGGACAAACAACTATCTCAACTGCGCTCTTTGCTCTTATTCACCAAAGAAAAAGATGTCTGGAATAATTTCATGTCTTCTTTTTCTGACCAGGGTTCAAGACTTGTGAAGGTGTTGGATTGTAGATTTGCACCTACGACTACATTTCCACAGAGTATCACAAAGCTATACCATTTGCGATACCTTTGTTTAAGAGATACAGCTGTAAGTTCAATTCCACCCTCTATTGCGAATCTTCGACACCTTGAAACGATAGACCTCAAAAATACTCTTGTACGAGAGCTACCCAGTGAGATTTTACGATTACAGTGTTTGCGACATGTAATAGTTTATGATTATAGAAGTTTTCCGACATTGCATGGCTTTAAGGCTTTAAAAGGAATGGAATCCCTCTCTTCCTTGAGAAAACTCTTGTGTGTTGAGGCAAAAAAGGGTGAAACTGAGCTTATGGTATCCGTAGGAAGGCTAACACAATTGACGATGTTAGGCATCCTACAACTTGGAGCTGAGCATGGAGATGCACTATTCTCTTCAATTCATGAATTAAAGCTCCTTCGTTCATTAATTTTGGTTTCAAGAACAGAGGATGAAGCCCTTAGTTTCCAATTTAAATCCTTCTCATCTCTTCGATTGCTCCAGAGATTAAGTATAAGAGGTCGCGTGGAGAAGTCACTAGAAGGACTACAAAACCTTACAAACTTGTCTACATTATATCTGCGTGGTAGTAGGTTGCAGGTAGATCCGCTAGAGTCATTACAAGATTTGCCCAATCTAGTATCACTCGAGTTGAGTAAAGTTTGTGATGGGGAGTCACTATGTTTTAAAGCTGGGAGTTTCTTAATGCTCAGAGAACTTTGTATTATAAGATTGGAGAACTTAAGAAGGGTGACAGTGGAAGACAAAGCATTGTCCCATCTCGAACGTATGACTTTGAAGGATTGCAAATTACTGAAGGAAATTCCATCAGGAATTGAACGCCTAAGAAACCTCCAAGAACTTCAATTGATAAATATGGCTGCAGAATTGACAACAACTATGTATAGTGGAAGTCAACATGATAACTACTCAAAAGTAATGCACATTCCAGATGTTTTCATCAGCCAATGGAATATTGAAACGGAACATGATGGTTATTGGCTTTCGAGATGTTagtttcattcttcttcttctgaaAACTAATGagcttttttatttaattattttattctctagtttgtaaattatatttttgaaattcaatcatgagaaaaattatttatattggATTATTATGATTTCTATATTCAACCTTTTGAAATTGAATATCACCTCCTATAACATAGATATTCTTGAATTTTAGCTAAAAGAAACATTGAGCTAATCAAAATAAATAACTGCGACCATTTTAATTTTACATAGGTATTGAAGATGTGAGTTCGTGATGAGAAGTGGACAAGGATCAAAACAGAGTAAGTTGACTTTTAATTGATGAATGTTTAATTCAACGATACTTACTAAATGTTTTTGAAGAAGTTAGGTTTGATGTGAAAAAAGTCGAATGTGAATTTCTTCGTAGACCAATATATGATATAATTTCAAGGTTGGTTTCATTATATTTTGGCTGTTATCTTGTTTTTCAAGGACTTTCCAATTCTATTGTGATAAGAACAAAGATGACATTCTATTTGACAAAACTAGTTatctttttatttgattaattggATTCATGTTCTTTTGAGCCTTTGTAGCTCGTGTTCTCAACTTAGTATGAATATTCTTTCATCGTTTTATGTTCATCGTGTGGTGTCATTGTGTTGGCTACTAGTGTCTCTTTCTAAGACTAAAGAAGTATCAATTTTCATAATATTAGTGTCAATTTATAAATTCATTCTTTgttttttaaattacaaaaaagtAAATGAAGATATTACCAACAAAAATATTGTTTCAGTTTCAAAAGTTGTACTTATGTTCCAAATCTAACTTTTATTGTCTGATTCTCATAATTTGTTACAGTATAGTGAGGCAGCTTCCAAGATATTTCTCATAAATTGCTTGTGTGCCATCCAGCAACCTCAGTTGGGGCATAATCAAGTTGTTGATTGAGCTTATAATGATTGGGAGGCACAAGTcctttgatgatgatgatgatgatgatgatgatgatgaggaaGAAGAAATTGATTAAGAGTTTGACATGTTGTTGAGCGAAGTTCTGTGTTTGGGGTCGATTTTGAGATATCTGATTCTGTCTTTTTTGAGACTCACCTTACATGATGTGTTAAAAGTTGTTGTGAATGGTGTTGAGGAGTACAAGAAGGAAGTGAATAAGATTGGAAGACACTTTTGCAATCTGAAGAGGAACAGTTGATGTTGAGATTCTGTAATGTCAAATATCATGTGGACATTTATTGTAATGAACTCTTTTGAGTTCTCATATTTCTTTGAGTGTTATGCTTTGGTTTAGTTTTGGAAGTTGCTTGACAATACCCAAATGGATTTTTCAGTTGTTACATTTTAATTGATTCCTGAGTTTCTTGATTTCTCTCTTGTTTTGCTTTTTCTTTCTTTGGTTTGTGTTAAGGTAAAATATTTGACCTTACTTATGTTGCTTGCAATTCTAGTCTCTTTTGTTTttttcatatataatatatattgatATTCTAAGTAAACAGATTTTTCATTACTTTGGTAAAGTGCAATCTTCAAATTCTTCTTCAAGCTCCCTCAGattagcttgcccttgccctgcAAATTTTAATCTATGCAAAATATTTATGCTCTTTTAACATAACATTACATATTCAAGAGATACGGATGCCCTTGAGAGAGACTTAAAAAAGGAATGCATGCATAAGAAGTCtttttattgataaaaattgaattGTGATAGAAAGTATTTTTCATATTCAAATATTCACATCTGATCTAACTTATAGTATTCATAGTCATGGTTGATTCTTAGAATGTATTCTCACTAGTTTAAGTGGTTTGATTTTAACATACCTCAATATCAAAGACTAGTAAAGAGCATATATTTCTCTACAAgcatggaatttgttaaaattattttttcagaaaaaaaaaaggcGCAGTAGTATTAGAGAATAACAGAGTTCAAGATATAAGAAGAGAGATACTTATGTACATTGTTCTCAAGAGTGATATGTACAGAAAgttgaattaaaaataatatgTAGGACtctgtataataataataataataataacattaagTTTTTGTTCTTGATTCTGAGAACACAGAACCAGACAGTGCCACCAAAATTTGAGTCTTTCTGCTATTATGAATCTCGACTTGTATTTATTAGGTCAATCATGTATATTGTCTGTGGAGATTTAGGCATGTAAATGGGACGGGTCTGCCCCGCCCTGCTTCCGCCCCGCCCCATTTGCttcatttaacttttttttagaaacattaaattataattttagaatttttccTAAgtctaaatatatttttttttattgtaatctttatattttatacttcgtatcaactacaccatcaaatattatattttattttttttattttaaaacttacaaaataaatacaaaaataaggattgtaacgacccgaatttgctaatagggcttagagccttgattagtgtgcctggagggcaataaatggattattatgttaatatatgaattaatgtgaatatatgataatgatgcatgtttagttgagttaaatgtgcatgtgggccccgtctggatgttaggggtataaatgtgataactgTTATAGAtttgtgatatgtctgtgcagcacgatccgagacagtcctggggagcggttagccagaaagtcacaacggggttgagattctgactcggggtgagtcgaggggtaatttgggtattagatgtgttatggggttaccgggatatggaaataaatatttggagatatatttgaggatagaatgtctaggagggaatattggggaaatttaccattttgccctcggggacgttttggtaccccgagtcttgaggtaactgatggacccaaaacaggtatattttaaaaatttatactcgcaagcgcacgaatcgtatatggaatatagtgttcgtgtaagcacgagatcgaacccaaatgagttgtttaaaataaaa
It encodes the following:
- the LOC133799395 gene encoding disease resistance protein RPM1-like, with the translated sequence MAESVVRFLLQKFSSLLEDEVKLLSGVRDEVVFVKNELDRIRAFLRSADAKEDQDEEIKVWVKQVREVAYDAEDTIDDFLYRFEHTKRHGFYGYVCKMARGIKNLKARRRIASQLQSIKRKVTDISEGRQRYGHKLSSTEVGSSSGTIPCYYFEVRSDARLLEEAQLVGIEPKKQVLLSFLMENTPQLRVAAVVGMGGLGKTTLVSSVYIDSRVKNHFHQLQAWVNISQLFKLDEVLRQIIQQFFKAMKLPLPEEVEKSTDPHFLKTTIVDFLSDKRYLVVLDDIWDVNALEAVKVAFQNNNNGSRVMITTRIADVASTSTKDVGGQILTLNPLSSKDSWTLFCAKAFQGNACPTHLEEISRDILKRCEGLPLAIVAIGSMLATKDINRVDEWEIVHLSLRAELQGNTKLKGMQAILSLSFNDLPYHLKHCFMYLSLFPEDYSIKLNVLIRLWIAEGFIEGIEGRTLEEVANGCFNELLNRSLVQVNERYNDRRIRSCRVHDILRETMLLKSKDQGFAAITNKESSKRLPERVRRLSVHAGTNIDASGDKQLSQLRSLLLFTKEKDVWNNFMSSFSDQGSRLVKVLDCRFAPTTTFPQSITKLYHLRYLCLRDTAVSSIPPSIANLRHLETIDLKNTLVRELPSEILRLQCLRHVIVYDYRSFPTLHGFKALKGMESLSSLRKLLCVEAKKGETELMVSVGRLTQLTMLGILQLGAEHGDALFSSIHELKLLRSLILVSRTEDEALSFQFKSFSSLRLLQRLSIRGRVEKSLEGLQNLTNLSTLYLRGSRLQVDPLESLQDLPNLVSLELSKVCDGESLCFKAGSFLMLRELCIIRLENLRRVTVEDKALSHLERMTLKDCKLLKEIPSGIERLRNLQELQLINMAAELTTTMYSGSQHDNYSKVMHIPDVFISQWNIETEHDGYWLSRC